In the genome of Halapricum salinum, one region contains:
- a CDS encoding CBS domain-containing protein, with protein sequence MDIADIATSEYVEVDVDERLGKVRSIFERENPKGIIVTEDGEYTGVVTQKQLVQSHVEDKTKVGGMAQNAPRIERTADVRETARVLVESGIKVAPVFEAGDLWGVITDDDILEAVLDNLDALTVEQIYTEDVISIAQDAQVGQAINKLRENGISRLPVIDEDGHLSGMVTRHDIVDVVVRDMDKSTRGERAGDIDRILDLPIYDIMNSPVETTTFSASVEDAVRTMLEHDYAGLVVTPSEDDSLVAGIITKTDVLRALTFTEEEHMDVQITNINLLDTISRQDIRIDIEEVADKYREMQVQHAHVRFHEHKEKLRGTPLIQCQIRLRTNKGQMAGSGEGYGAETAFNVALDKLQRNVLERKGVESDEEYQGQLLRKLGEL encoded by the coding sequence ATGGATATTGCCGATATTGCTACCAGCGAGTACGTCGAAGTCGACGTCGACGAACGTCTCGGGAAAGTTCGATCGATCTTCGAGCGGGAGAATCCGAAGGGGATCATCGTCACCGAAGACGGCGAGTACACTGGGGTCGTCACCCAGAAACAGCTGGTACAGTCGCACGTCGAAGACAAGACCAAGGTCGGCGGAATGGCTCAGAACGCGCCCAGGATCGAACGAACCGCGGACGTCCGTGAGACCGCCCGCGTCCTCGTCGAGAGTGGAATCAAGGTGGCGCCCGTCTTCGAGGCCGGCGACCTCTGGGGTGTCATCACCGACGACGACATCCTCGAAGCAGTGCTGGACAACCTCGACGCCCTCACTGTGGAGCAAATCTACACCGAGGACGTCATCTCGATCGCCCAGGATGCCCAGGTGGGCCAGGCGATCAACAAACTCCGGGAGAACGGCATCTCCCGTCTCCCCGTGATCGACGAGGACGGGCATCTCTCGGGGATGGTCACTCGTCACGACATCGTCGACGTGGTCGTCCGGGACATGGACAAGTCCACTCGCGGCGAACGCGCGGGTGACATCGACCGGATCCTCGATCTGCCGATCTACGACATCATGAACAGCCCGGTCGAGACCACCACGTTCTCGGCCTCCGTCGAAGACGCCGTCCGGACGATGCTCGAACACGACTACGCCGGGCTGGTCGTCACGCCCTCCGAAGACGACTCGCTGGTCGCCGGAATCATCACCAAGACGGACGTCTTGCGTGCGCTTACCTTCACGGAAGAGGAGCACATGGACGTCCAGATCACGAACATCAACCTGCTGGATACGATCTCCCGGCAGGACATCCGGATCGACATCGAGGAGGTCGCCGACAAGTACCGTGAGATGCAGGTCCAGCACGCCCACGTCCGCTTCCACGAGCACAAAGAGAAGCTTCGCGGGACGCCCCTGATCCAGTGTCAGATCCGCCTGCGCACCAACAAGGGCCAGATGGCCGGGTCCGGCGAAGGCTACGGCGCGGAGACGGCGTTCAACGTCGCACTCGATAAGCTCCAGCGGAACGTCCTCGAACGGAAAGGCGTCGAGAGCGACGAGGAGTACCAGGGCCAGCTCCTCCGGAAACTGGGCGAACTGTAA
- a CDS encoding lycopene cyclase domain-containing protein yields MLPDITVFGQYTYLVTELLWGTVALALIAYAGVYREAARTILVLYPFALVWDWYTLEVGVFEIPLRTGVELLGVPIEEHIFMIVVPAMVVGTYETLAILLDE; encoded by the coding sequence GTGCTCCCCGACATCACCGTCTTCGGCCAGTACACGTACCTCGTCACGGAACTGCTCTGGGGGACGGTCGCGCTCGCGCTGATCGCCTACGCAGGCGTCTACCGCGAGGCCGCCCGGACGATCCTCGTGCTCTACCCCTTCGCGCTCGTCTGGGACTGGTACACCCTCGAAGTCGGCGTCTTCGAGATTCCTCTCCGAACGGGCGTCGAGCTGCTCGGGGTTCCGATCGAGGAACACATCTTCATGATCGTCGTCCCCGCGATGGTCGTCGGGACCTACGAAACGCTCGCGATTCTGTTGGACGAGTAA
- a CDS encoding enoyl-CoA hydratase/isomerase family protein, producing MPTPEYEELDVTVTDAVCHVQMDTDAPFNAFTPKMVEELLEVAIRCNDEWPVRAIALTGSENGFCAGADVRTFQGDDPTQLRRVAGVLHEAIRELHAAGVPIVTGVNAVAAGAGFGIAIHGDIVLVSEDARLEFAYQRLGLAADGGTTWILPRLVGLRKAMEIVLLDEPIGPEEAVDLGLASEVVPADDLETRLDEMAHRLASGPTAAFADTRRLLLQSFHNSLPEQLSAEEEAMARAVETDDFTRGVTAFFEKGEPDFQGE from the coding sequence ATGCCGACACCCGAGTACGAGGAACTCGATGTGACCGTTACGGACGCGGTCTGTCACGTCCAGATGGACACCGACGCCCCGTTCAACGCGTTCACGCCGAAGATGGTCGAGGAGTTACTGGAGGTGGCGATCCGCTGTAACGACGAGTGGCCCGTCCGCGCGATCGCGCTCACCGGATCGGAGAACGGCTTCTGTGCCGGCGCGGACGTCCGAACGTTCCAGGGCGACGACCCGACACAACTCCGCCGCGTTGCGGGCGTTCTCCACGAGGCGATCCGCGAACTCCACGCGGCCGGCGTGCCGATCGTCACTGGTGTCAACGCCGTCGCCGCCGGGGCCGGCTTCGGGATCGCGATCCACGGGGACATCGTCCTCGTCTCCGAGGACGCCCGCCTCGAATTCGCCTATCAACGACTCGGTCTCGCGGCCGACGGCGGGACCACGTGGATACTCCCGCGGCTGGTCGGCCTCCGGAAGGCAATGGAGATCGTCCTGCTCGACGAGCCGATCGGTCCCGAGGAAGCCGTCGACCTCGGCCTCGCCAGTGAGGTCGTCCCTGCCGACGACCTGGAGACGCGACTCGACGAGATGGCTCACAGACTCGCTTCGGGGCCAACCGCCGCGTTCGCCGACACGCGACGACTGTTGCTGCAGAGTTTTCACAACAGCTTGCCCGAGCAGCTCTCGGCAGAAGAGGAGGCGATGGCCCGCGCGGTCGAGACCGATGACTTCACGCGCGGCGTGACGGCCTTTTTCGAGAAGGGCGAGCCGGATTTCCAGGGCGAGTGA
- a CDS encoding Rieske (2Fe-2S) protein, whose product MSVDDSYVPVADLADLREEGRLLASPQNRHVALFHHGDEVYAVDNRCPHMGFPLTEGTVEDGILTCHWHHARFELACGDTFDIWADDVQTFPTAIEDGQVYVDPDPEPDVPPETHWRNRLVDGMQENLSLVTAKAVIHLDDLGEGFQTPLDTAVSFGTTYRDAGWGRGLTTLGAMANLYDHLDRVDRQRAMYVGIGEVADNCSGEPPRFDQYALGNQDLSKDRLKSWFRETCEVRDEDGAERCLRTAAATLPPEAVAEIVVAAATDHLYMNSSHTLDFWNKAFETLEHVGWSEAPDVLASVVPQLTDGSRAEETSSWRQPIDVAQLVFDAHERLDGLVAAGEGTEWTRPDDFVDVLLGDDPHAIVDALTDAIKAGATAPQLTDAVADAATRRVAQFATSNEFGDWNTVHHTYTYANAAQKFALRTDAVEAYRPAFDGAVSVYLDRFLNQPAAPIPDGGPDSDPEAVREALLETFDQQGRVNEAGSLVADHFASGGDVDALIQTLGEGLLREDAGFHTLQSLEVAIERAERADAREEQRLPLLATARYMAAHFPTRREREQTFSIARRLFEGESIHEGDSSH is encoded by the coding sequence ATGTCCGTCGACGATAGCTACGTCCCAGTCGCCGATCTGGCCGACCTCCGCGAGGAGGGCCGACTGCTCGCCAGCCCCCAGAATCGCCACGTTGCGCTGTTTCACCACGGGGACGAGGTCTACGCCGTCGACAACCGCTGTCCGCACATGGGCTTTCCACTCACGGAGGGCACAGTCGAAGACGGCATTCTCACGTGTCACTGGCACCACGCGCGGTTCGAACTGGCCTGCGGGGACACCTTCGACATCTGGGCCGACGACGTCCAGACCTTTCCGACTGCCATCGAGGACGGCCAGGTGTACGTCGACCCCGATCCCGAACCCGACGTCCCCCCGGAGACACACTGGCGCAACCGACTGGTCGACGGCATGCAGGAGAACCTCTCGCTGGTGACCGCCAAGGCTGTCATCCACCTCGACGACCTCGGTGAGGGATTCCAGACGCCGCTCGACACGGCCGTCTCGTTCGGGACGACCTACCGCGACGCGGGGTGGGGCCGCGGGCTCACGACGCTGGGCGCGATGGCGAACCTCTACGACCACCTCGACCGCGTCGACCGCCAGCGCGCGATGTACGTCGGAATCGGCGAAGTCGCCGACAACTGTTCCGGTGAACCGCCGCGGTTCGATCAGTACGCGCTCGGCAACCAGGACCTCTCGAAAGACCGCCTCAAGTCGTGGTTCCGCGAGACCTGCGAGGTCCGGGACGAAGATGGTGCCGAGCGCTGTCTCCGGACGGCCGCTGCGACGCTCCCTCCCGAAGCGGTCGCCGAGATCGTCGTCGCCGCCGCGACCGACCACCTCTACATGAATTCGAGCCATACCCTGGATTTCTGGAACAAGGCCTTCGAGACGCTGGAACACGTCGGCTGGTCGGAAGCGCCCGACGTCCTCGCGTCGGTCGTCCCGCAACTCACCGATGGCTCACGCGCCGAGGAGACCTCCTCCTGGAGACAGCCGATCGACGTCGCTCAGCTGGTCTTCGACGCCCACGAGCGACTGGACGGCCTCGTCGCGGCTGGCGAGGGCACCGAGTGGACGCGGCCGGACGACTTTGTCGACGTCCTCCTCGGGGACGACCCGCACGCGATCGTCGACGCGTTGACTGACGCGATCAAAGCGGGCGCGACCGCTCCCCAACTCACCGACGCGGTTGCCGACGCCGCGACCCGGCGAGTCGCACAGTTCGCGACCAGCAACGAGTTCGGCGACTGGAACACCGTCCACCACACCTACACGTACGCCAACGCAGCCCAAAAGTTCGCGCTGCGGACCGACGCCGTCGAGGCCTACCGACCCGCGTTCGACGGCGCGGTGTCGGTCTATCTCGATCGTTTCCTGAACCAGCCAGCCGCACCGATTCCCGATGGTGGTCCAGACAGCGACCCCGAAGCCGTCCGTGAGGCGCTCCTGGAGACGTTCGACCAACAGGGTCGCGTGAACGAGGCCGGGTCGCTCGTCGCCGACCACTTCGCTTCGGGCGGGGACGTCGACGCGCTGATCCAGACGCTCGGCGAGGGACTGCTCCGGGAAGACGCGGGCTTTCACACGCTCCAGAGTCTGGAAGTCGCCATCGAGCGCGCCGAGCGGGCCGACGCACGGGAAGAACAGCGACTCCCGTTGCTGGCGACCGCACGCTACATGGCCGCGCACTTCCCGACCCGGCGCGAGCGCGAACAGACGTTCTCGATCGCCCGCCGACTGTTCGAGGGTGAATCGATCCACGAGGGCGATAGTAGCCATTAA
- the dnaJ gene encoding molecular chaperone DnaJ encodes MSEDFYDILGVSRDADADEIQEAYREKAREYHPDVSDDPNAEEKFKKAKKAKEVLTDEEKRQAYDQMGHERFEQAEKHGGFDGQGGAGGRGGMGGDPFGGGGGFNMQDIFDQFFGGGGRGGRDGNRPQQGQDLKTRLEVDLEDAYEGVEKQLTIRRPERCGDCDGSGHPPGSDSQTCPECDGRGQVTQVQQTPMGRVQQTTTCRRCGGEGTLYEETCSTCRGEGIVRNEATLTVEVPAGIRDGQTLRMDGEGAPGENGGPNGDLLVDIAIREHDTFEREGDDLRLREAVSFPQAVFGDTIEVETLDGDVEFEVPAGTQSGETFRLEGKGMPRLRRRGHGDLFVTVQIYTPDSLNSEQREALEAFAEAGGEEIDVEQGFFEKLKNSF; translated from the coding sequence ATGAGCGAGGACTTCTACGACATTCTGGGGGTCTCCCGTGACGCCGACGCCGACGAGATCCAGGAGGCCTACCGGGAGAAGGCCAGAGAGTATCACCCAGACGTCAGTGACGATCCGAACGCCGAGGAGAAATTCAAGAAAGCAAAGAAGGCAAAGGAGGTCCTGACGGACGAGGAGAAACGCCAGGCCTACGACCAGATGGGGCACGAGCGCTTCGAGCAGGCCGAGAAACACGGCGGCTTCGACGGCCAGGGCGGCGCTGGCGGTCGCGGCGGTATGGGCGGCGACCCCTTCGGCGGTGGCGGCGGGTTCAACATGCAAGACATCTTCGACCAGTTCTTCGGCGGGGGCGGCCGCGGCGGCCGCGACGGTAATCGCCCACAACAGGGTCAGGACCTGAAAACCCGTCTGGAGGTCGATCTCGAAGACGCCTACGAGGGCGTCGAGAAGCAGCTGACCATCAGGCGGCCCGAACGCTGTGGGGACTGCGACGGCAGCGGTCACCCGCCGGGCTCGGACAGCCAGACGTGCCCGGAGTGTGACGGGCGCGGGCAGGTCACACAGGTCCAGCAAACCCCCATGGGGCGCGTCCAGCAGACGACGACCTGCCGCCGCTGTGGCGGTGAGGGGACCCTCTACGAGGAGACGTGTTCGACCTGCCGCGGCGAGGGAATCGTCCGTAACGAGGCGACGCTGACCGTGGAAGTACCTGCGGGGATCCGAGACGGACAGACCCTCCGAATGGACGGCGAGGGCGCGCCTGGTGAGAACGGCGGTCCCAACGGCGACCTGCTGGTGGATATCGCGATCCGCGAGCACGACACCTTCGAGCGCGAGGGCGACGATCTTCGCCTGCGTGAGGCGGTCTCGTTCCCCCAGGCGGTCTTCGGCGACACGATCGAAGTGGAGACGCTGGACGGCGACGTCGAGTTCGAGGTCCCGGCCGGAACCCAGAGCGGCGAGACCTTCCGGCTGGAGGGCAAGGGCATGCCCCGACTCCGTCGGCGCGGCCACGGCGACCTCTTCGTGACGGTCCAGATCTACACGCCCGATAGCCTCAACAGCGAACAGCGCGAGGCGCTGGAGGCGTTCGCGGAGGCCGGCGGCGAGGAGATCGACGTCGAACAGGGCTTCTTCGAGAAGCTGAAGAACAGTTTCTGA
- a CDS encoding P-loop NTPase family protein — MSNVITYLQENLEKLKLIGYFAVILALAWPIAQMLGSAWEASNIVRSLFDVLIMYGVSLEASSVTIFGFFLGLLALMTIDPKKRWQAFLLWFGLLLGLVGLQTMDLFLPNVDLVGSAGWLLFGLVSGVVVGGGRKLFRMQTAQALEFRRASKLIFYMVASFCVVGFLELHINYPALIDVADNSVAMQSVSLSATEINASNIELHAAATVLFVVTMKQFVKYDAETDFFILGPRASGKSLFLIGAYLEALDRTDSVKSNTPLNPSQDLMSMVEALDRQETKWIVEATGRGEVKDLRFQYVHGSVFPKNVKLSGIDYAGEYLQRLPDALTGMIAEEDMDMTLRRLAEGVRGADTLLLVIDIERFVNNEQMEISSYFSILQSAKNKDVMIVATKADYLAEDFRTERGLEPHRYFEDFKQYVNNRLRESENVNSLITETAGAEVHPVYYQTTIDENGNRVPMRDETGSVTTVGFTELLNKFGRG; from the coding sequence ATGTCGAACGTGATCACGTATCTCCAGGAAAATCTGGAGAAGCTCAAGCTGATCGGCTACTTCGCCGTCATCCTGGCGCTGGCGTGGCCGATCGCACAGATGCTCGGTTCGGCGTGGGAGGCGTCGAACATCGTTCGATCGCTCTTCGACGTGTTGATCATGTACGGCGTCTCACTGGAGGCCAGTAGCGTCACGATCTTCGGGTTCTTCCTCGGGTTGTTGGCGTTGATGACGATCGACCCGAAGAAACGATGGCAAGCGTTTCTCCTCTGGTTCGGCCTCCTGCTGGGGCTCGTCGGCCTCCAGACGATGGACCTGTTCCTGCCGAACGTCGACCTGGTCGGCAGTGCCGGCTGGTTACTCTTCGGTCTCGTCTCCGGCGTGGTCGTCGGTGGCGGACGCAAACTGTTCCGGATGCAGACCGCCCAGGCACTGGAGTTCAGGCGGGCCTCGAAGCTCATCTTCTACATGGTTGCCTCGTTCTGTGTGGTCGGCTTTCTGGAACTGCACATCAACTATCCGGCTCTCATCGACGTTGCCGACAACTCGGTCGCGATGCAGTCGGTCAGTCTCTCGGCGACCGAGATCAACGCCTCGAACATCGAGCTGCACGCGGCCGCGACGGTGCTGTTCGTCGTGACCATGAAACAGTTCGTCAAGTACGACGCCGAGACGGACTTTTTCATCCTCGGGCCGCGTGCCTCGGGCAAGAGTCTCTTCCTGATCGGCGCGTACCTCGAAGCGCTCGACCGGACCGATTCGGTCAAGAGTAACACGCCGCTGAACCCGAGTCAGGATCTGATGTCGATGGTCGAGGCGCTGGACAGACAGGAGACGAAGTGGATCGTCGAAGCGACCGGTCGCGGCGAGGTCAAGGACCTGCGCTTCCAGTACGTCCACGGCTCGGTCTTCCCCAAGAACGTCAAACTGTCCGGGATCGACTACGCCGGTGAGTACCTCCAGCGACTCCCGGACGCGCTCACGGGGATGATCGCCGAGGAGGACATGGACATGACCCTTCGACGACTCGCCGAGGGCGTCCGCGGGGCCGACACGCTCCTGCTGGTGATCGACATCGAACGGTTCGTCAACAACGAGCAGATGGAGATCTCGTCGTACTTCTCGATCCTCCAGTCGGCCAAGAACAAGGACGTCATGATCGTCGCGACGAAGGCGGACTACCTCGCCGAGGACTTCCGGACCGAGCGCGGCCTCGAACCCCACCGATACTTCGAGGACTTCAAGCAGTACGTCAACAACAGACTCAGAGAGAGCGAGAACGTCAACAGTCTCATCACCGAGACGGCCGGCGCAGAGGTCCATCCGGTCTACTATCAGACGACGATCGACGAGAACGGGAACCGGGTCCCGATGCGCGACGAGACGGGTTCGGTCACGACAGTCGGGTTCACCGAACTCCTCAACAAGTTCGGGAGAGGGTGA
- a CDS encoding tubulin-like doman-containing protein: MNFPSQIFSIGGAGKELAFTLLESDWVLRDILEPRPSPQSVSVTIIDTAEGEQNTDRQRIRDIRERVTELENELRDPDQGRTGNLELEYKLITESIQLSGTIDLLGDDAVPRIAAGNGMDEDKWWIEEPHINENLDFAKGVVRKRGLGKAIYYKAYAEDDSISTYIDLPTKGKVAVLCGLGGGTGSGILVDLARHLQQQHRTAEITLFGVLPNHTEGPKENANAFAALTELEYLHLQREEIFKDVVLLPIDPTDFDGKTGNRIQTDKYLNEFDEAAIYLLAAYYNTEGLEDPFADTPSYAPFTIGIPQVLRYNVEAINDAREAIREILDDKEQALRLEEEIYAQIDRFLARHYDDQNVESGLRDLDVADLSERLENVESLLEFDLFNELDYQSLSIFRGIIEDAKAESDDVVEQIEYIAASLRAVDATNQDAGSFVDNIDEHLAEILEQDLRALGQRKEILERRKIIDDSRIRNAIEYLIRSGNTNSAPGVKLQRLEAEVEDKDEKRSRLQSDLEDANAELEALRDEQSEEVQQRLTEWQRATNDDLQALQQHDESAIEDALSELSGQLNRFLNAVTNAASPGEVEQVNRAGVTQSLDRVQSAFEGTNYNFQRDRQAIEASLTQLKNARIAFMNLMQPEGTLEKLTPWESSTEQDRQEANKDYQMQKNKLSDNGIFAIGPPGGQFSASVQFDPQTIIETAHQNRQQLVQQMIDSLRDQLDGLDGERVRSLESALSADPVDVDEVERIAKKAIEDDVVEMGDVEERVREIESELDDVQEQLDLYQPTIELFEDLNNRRDSWSEHSSSFRTNWSEYDDDSRQRVATEEEDYVYIKNIRPDDVFRATGNDNIAQSDFFSSREEHQRVRENLEELSRNARNQEYTGLRRRQLSKDRKRYDNLRIRLSVMSPAISQMDSESIDFENMFNGAFDLGGSGKRSKNPYTSWASEVGGPWDIGLGVFINGVFLDNLRKFVQADGYHNGYENRLSELGDDILVHHSYGLEDGYYVRRTGHLNMEYDDDVEFYLRDEDEIVDDLLSGYYERVEHKQTAAADDD; the protein is encoded by the coding sequence ATGAACTTCCCCTCACAGATCTTTTCGATCGGCGGCGCAGGAAAAGAGCTCGCGTTCACGCTGCTGGAGTCGGATTGGGTGTTGCGGGATATTCTGGAGCCACGGCCGAGTCCACAGTCGGTGAGCGTGACCATCATCGACACGGCGGAAGGAGAGCAGAACACGGATCGACAGCGAATCAGGGATATCCGTGAACGGGTGACCGAACTAGAGAACGAACTCAGAGATCCGGATCAGGGACGGACGGGGAATCTGGAACTCGAGTACAAGCTGATCACCGAGAGCATCCAGCTGAGCGGGACAATCGACCTACTGGGGGACGACGCCGTACCCCGTATCGCTGCGGGCAACGGTATGGACGAGGACAAGTGGTGGATCGAAGAGCCCCACATCAACGAGAACCTGGATTTCGCCAAGGGCGTCGTCCGCAAGCGCGGGCTCGGGAAGGCGATCTACTACAAGGCCTACGCCGAGGACGACAGCATCTCGACGTACATCGATCTCCCGACCAAGGGGAAGGTCGCGGTGCTCTGTGGACTCGGTGGTGGGACCGGATCGGGCATCCTCGTCGATCTGGCCAGGCACCTCCAGCAGCAACACCGTACCGCCGAGATCACGCTGTTCGGCGTCCTTCCGAACCACACGGAAGGCCCCAAGGAGAACGCCAACGCCTTCGCCGCGCTGACCGAACTGGAGTATCTCCACCTCCAGCGCGAGGAGATCTTCAAGGACGTGGTCCTGCTGCCCATCGATCCGACTGACTTCGACGGGAAGACCGGCAACCGCATCCAGACGGACAAGTACCTCAACGAGTTCGACGAGGCGGCGATCTACCTGCTCGCTGCCTACTACAACACCGAAGGTCTCGAAGACCCGTTCGCCGACACACCGAGTTACGCGCCGTTCACTATCGGGATTCCACAGGTACTACGGTACAACGTCGAGGCTATCAACGACGCGAGGGAAGCGATTCGCGAGATTCTCGACGACAAGGAGCAGGCGCTCCGACTGGAAGAGGAGATCTACGCTCAGATCGACAGATTCCTCGCGAGACACTACGACGATCAGAACGTCGAATCCGGCCTTCGTGACCTCGACGTCGCCGACCTCTCCGAGCGACTGGAGAACGTCGAGTCGCTGCTCGAATTCGATCTCTTCAACGAATTGGATTACCAATCGCTGTCGATCTTCAGAGGGATCATCGAGGACGCCAAGGCCGAAAGTGACGACGTCGTCGAACAGATCGAGTACATCGCGGCGTCGCTGCGCGCTGTCGACGCGACCAATCAGGACGCGGGCAGCTTCGTCGACAACATCGACGAGCACCTCGCGGAGATTCTCGAACAGGATCTGCGGGCTCTCGGCCAGCGAAAAGAGATCCTCGAACGGCGAAAGATAATCGACGACAGCCGGATTCGAAACGCCATCGAGTACCTGATCCGGTCGGGGAACACCAACTCAGCGCCGGGCGTCAAACTGCAGCGACTCGAAGCAGAAGTCGAGGACAAAGACGAAAAACGGAGTCGCCTCCAGTCCGACCTCGAGGACGCCAACGCCGAACTGGAAGCACTCCGGGACGAGCAATCCGAGGAAGTCCAGCAACGGCTGACGGAGTGGCAGCGCGCGACCAACGACGACCTCCAGGCGCTCCAGCAACACGACGAGAGCGCGATCGAGGACGCACTCTCGGAACTGTCCGGTCAGCTCAACCGCTTTCTCAACGCCGTCACGAACGCGGCATCGCCCGGGGAGGTCGAACAGGTCAACCGGGCAGGGGTCACGCAGTCGCTCGATCGTGTCCAGAGCGCTTTCGAGGGGACGAACTACAACTTCCAGCGCGACAGGCAAGCCATCGAGGCGTCGCTCACCCAGCTCAAGAACGCCCGGATCGCGTTCATGAATTTGATGCAACCGGAGGGGACGCTCGAAAAGCTCACGCCGTGGGAGAGTTCGACCGAGCAGGATCGCCAGGAGGCCAACAAGGACTACCAGATGCAAAAGAACAAGCTGAGCGACAACGGCATCTTCGCGATCGGGCCGCCCGGCGGGCAGTTCAGCGCGTCGGTCCAGTTCGACCCCCAGACGATCATCGAGACGGCTCACCAGAACCGACAGCAACTGGTCCAGCAGATGATCGACAGCCTGCGGGACCAGCTCGACGGACTGGACGGCGAACGCGTCCGGTCGCTGGAATCGGCGCTCAGTGCCGATCCGGTCGACGTCGACGAAGTCGAGCGCATCGCGAAGAAAGCGATCGAAGACGACGTCGTCGAGATGGGAGACGTCGAGGAACGCGTTCGCGAGATCGAGAGCGAACTGGACGACGTCCAGGAGCAGCTCGACCTCTATCAGCCGACCATCGAACTGTTCGAAGATCTGAACAACCGCCGTGACAGCTGGTCCGAGCACAGTTCGTCGTTCCGTACGAACTGGAGCGAGTACGACGACGACTCCCGACAGCGGGTCGCGACCGAAGAAGAGGACTACGTCTACATCAAGAACATCCGGCCGGACGACGTGTTCAGAGCGACCGGCAACGACAACATCGCACAGAGTGACTTCTTCAGCAGCCGCGAAGAGCACCAGCGCGTCCGGGAGAACCTCGAAGAACTGTCGCGAAACGCTCGCAATCAGGAGTACACGGGCTTGCGACGCAGGCAACTCTCGAAAGACCGCAAACGCTACGACAACCTCCGCATCCGGCTGTCGGTGATGAGTCCGGCAATCTCACAGATGGATTCGGAGTCGATCGACTTCGAGAACATGTTCAACGGCGCGTTCGATCTCGGTGGCAGCGGGAAACGGTCGAAAAATCCCTACACGAGCTGGGCCTCCGAGGTCGGGGGGCCGTGGGACATCGGGCTCGGCGTCTTCATCAACGGGGTGTTCCTCGACAACCTCCGGAAGTTCGTCCAGGCCGACGGCTACCACAACGGGTACGAGAACCGACTCTCGGAGCTCGGCGACGACATCCTCGTCCATCACAGCTACGGTCTCGAAGACGGCTACTACGTGCGCCGGACCGGCCACCTCAACATGGAGTACGACGACGACGTCGAGTTCTATCTCCGAGACGAGGACGAGATCGTCGACGACCTCCTCTCGGGCTACTACGAACGCGTTGAGCACAAACAGACCGCAGCGGCAGACGACGACTGA